From the Streptomyces pluripotens genome, one window contains:
- a CDS encoding DUF3046 domain-containing protein, producing the protein MRLTVFWQRMAEHFGPGYADTFARDHVMSELGGRTVHEALDAGWDAKDVWRVVCAVMDVPGERH; encoded by the coding sequence ATGCGGTTGACGGTCTTCTGGCAGCGGATGGCGGAACACTTCGGTCCGGGGTACGCGGACACCTTCGCGCGTGATCACGTCATGTCCGAGCTGGGCGGACGCACGGTGCACGAGGCACTGGACGCCGGTTGGGACGCCAAGGACGTGTGGCGCGTGGTCTGCGCGGTCATGGACGTGCCCGGGGAGAGGCACTGA
- the recA gene encoding recombinase RecA translates to MAGTDREKALDAALAQIERQFGKGAVMRMGERSKEPVEIIPTGSTALDVALGVGGLPRGRVVEVYGPESSGKTTLTLHAVANAQKAGGTVAFVDAEHALDPEYAQKLGVDIDQLILSQPDNGEQALEIVDMLVRSGALDLIVIDSVAALVPRAEIEGEMGDSHVGLQARLMSQALRKITGALNQSKTTAIFINQLREKVGVMFGSPETTTGGRALKFYATVRLDIRRIETLKDGTEAVGNRTRVKVVKNKVAPPFKQAEFDILYGQGISREGGLIDMGVEHGFVRKAGAWYTYEGDQLGQGKENARNFLKDNPDLANEIEKKIKEKLGVGVRPEEPATEPGADAAVSTTAAGDAGKPGPAAKATKPKAAAAKS, encoded by the coding sequence ATGGCAGGAACCGACCGCGAGAAGGCGCTCGACGCCGCGCTCGCGCAGATCGAACGACAATTTGGCAAGGGCGCGGTCATGCGCATGGGCGAGCGGTCGAAGGAGCCCGTCGAGATCATCCCGACTGGGTCGACCGCACTCGATGTCGCCCTCGGCGTCGGTGGTCTGCCGCGCGGCCGAGTCGTCGAGGTGTACGGCCCGGAGTCCTCCGGTAAGACCACGCTGACCCTGCACGCCGTGGCCAACGCCCAGAAGGCGGGCGGCACGGTCGCCTTCGTGGACGCCGAGCACGCCCTCGACCCCGAGTACGCCCAGAAGCTGGGCGTCGACATCGACCAGTTGATCCTTTCCCAGCCGGACAACGGCGAGCAGGCACTGGAGATCGTGGACATGTTGGTCCGCTCCGGTGCCCTGGACCTGATCGTCATCGACTCCGTTGCCGCGCTCGTCCCCCGCGCGGAGATCGAGGGCGAGATGGGCGATAGTCACGTGGGCCTGCAGGCCAGGCTGATGAGCCAGGCGTTGCGGAAGATCACCGGCGCGCTCAACCAGTCCAAGACCACTGCGATCTTCATCAACCAGCTGCGTGAGAAGGTCGGTGTGATGTTCGGCTCGCCGGAGACCACCACGGGTGGTCGCGCGCTCAAGTTCTATGCCACGGTGCGCCTCGATATCCGCCGCATCGAGACCCTGAAGGACGGCACCGAGGCGGTCGGCAACCGCACCCGTGTCAAGGTCGTCAAGAACAAGGTGGCCCCGCCCTTCAAGCAGGCCGAGTTCGACATCCTCTACGGCCAGGGCATCAGCCGTGAGGGAGGCCTGATCGACATGGGCGTCGAGCACGGCTTCGTCCGCAAGGCCGGCGCCTGGTACACGTACGAGGGCGACCAACTCGGCCAGGGCAAGGAGAACGCGCGCAACTTCCTCAAGGACAACCCCGACCTGGCCAACGAGATCGAGAAGAAGATCAAGGAGAAGCTGGGCGTAGGGGTCCGCCCGGAAGAGCCCGCCACTGAGCCGGGTGCGGATGCGGCGGTCAGCACCACGGCCGCCGGGGACGCCGGCAAGCCGGGGCCCGCCGCCAAGGCCACCAAGCCCAAGGCCGCCGCTGCCAAGAGCTGA
- the recX gene encoding recombination regulator RecX: MTRRTDWAEYEYVAPGVPRGRGADDHPHSLPGDDGHRDDAYGGHQRRGSYHGRYAGGEEAPHTDADGEPYGGDASGGGSAGTIKPRGDRARGRRRRGFGDAPGQGEDAPTSSRAERGESSGDPAERARAICLRLLTGTPRTRKQLADALRKREIPQDVAEEVLSRFEEVGLIDDGAFADAWVESRHHGKGLARRALAQELRTKGVDSALIDEAVGQLDSGQEEATARELVVRKLRATRGLDRDKRLRRLAGMLARKGYPEGMALRVVRQALEEEGEDTEFLGDTDY, from the coding sequence GTGACACGGCGAACCGACTGGGCCGAGTACGAGTACGTCGCCCCTGGTGTCCCGCGAGGAAGGGGCGCTGATGACCACCCGCATTCGCTCCCGGGGGACGACGGACATCGGGATGACGCATACGGCGGACATCAGAGGCGCGGCAGTTACCACGGCAGGTATGCGGGCGGCGAAGAGGCGCCCCACACAGACGCCGACGGCGAGCCATACGGAGGCGACGCGTCCGGCGGTGGCTCCGCGGGCACCATCAAACCTCGGGGCGACCGGGCGCGCGGCCGGCGTCGGCGCGGCTTCGGGGACGCGCCCGGCCAGGGCGAAGACGCTCCTACCTCGTCGAGGGCCGAGCGGGGGGAGTCTTCGGGGGACCCGGCTGAGCGGGCAAGGGCGATCTGCCTGCGTCTGCTCACCGGGACCCCGCGCACCCGCAAGCAACTTGCTGACGCCCTGCGCAAACGGGAGATTCCACAAGACGTAGCCGAGGAGGTGCTGTCACGGTTCGAGGAGGTCGGGCTCATCGACGATGGCGCGTTCGCGGACGCCTGGGTCGAGTCCCGGCATCACGGCAAGGGGCTCGCGCGGCGGGCACTCGCCCAGGAACTGCGCACCAAGGGGGTCGACTCCGCGTTGATCGACGAGGCGGTCGGGCAACTCGACTCCGGCCAGGAGGAGGCGACCGCCCGCGAACTCGTCGTCCGAAAACTGCGCGCCACCCGCGGCCTCGACCGGGACAAGCGGCTGCGCCGCCTCGCTGGGATGCTCGCCCGTAAGGGCTATCCCGAGGGCATGGCCCTCCGGGTCGTCCGTCAGGCCCTGGAGGAAGAGGGAGAGGACACGGAGTTCCTCGGCGACACGGACTACTGA
- a CDS encoding MFS transporter, translating into MPSDPPASMTLPTTHYRGLLCNREFVGLYASFTLTVIATTLSGFALGTLVNDQTKSPFLTAVSMYGATFATVLGALTLMSVADGSRPRRTLVTLECVSLVGVAAQAVPGLPLAARFGLLLVLGFFQSLGTGTRMGLLAEVVPTSAYALARSLMNITSGGMAILGYAIGALLLRYLSPHEVLLAATALTGAGLIVVATSVRDHSIRLPRRPGLRRTWTTNRALFSHPGQRALLLNLWVPNGLIVGCEALFLSYAPDHAGVLLVAGSAGMLLGDLTVGRLFTAVQRRRCACALRLLLAMPYLLFAIHPSMPVATAAVFVASGGFAATLSLQEQLLALTPDPVRGQVQGVESAGRMTWQGIGAVIAGGVAQHVTPGTAIAVLAALSLAVTVFSWPFVIRARAVHVATAHA; encoded by the coding sequence ATGCCTTCTGACCCGCCTGCGTCCATGACGCTTCCCACCACCCACTACCGTGGCCTGCTCTGCAACCGCGAGTTTGTCGGGTTGTACGCCAGCTTCACACTGACGGTCATCGCGACCACCTTGTCGGGCTTCGCGCTCGGCACACTGGTCAACGATCAGACCAAGTCCCCGTTCCTGACAGCCGTGAGCATGTACGGCGCCACGTTCGCGACGGTGCTCGGCGCGTTGACGCTGATGTCGGTCGCGGACGGGAGTCGTCCTCGCCGGACCCTCGTCACGCTCGAGTGCGTCTCGCTGGTGGGAGTCGCTGCACAGGCGGTCCCGGGGCTGCCACTGGCTGCCCGGTTCGGTCTGCTCCTGGTACTGGGGTTCTTCCAATCCCTGGGGACCGGAACGCGGATGGGGCTGCTCGCCGAGGTGGTGCCGACCTCTGCGTATGCGCTGGCGCGTTCGCTGATGAACATCACCTCGGGCGGCATGGCCATCCTCGGCTACGCCATCGGCGCCCTACTCCTGCGGTACCTGAGTCCGCACGAGGTCCTCCTCGCCGCAACGGCCCTGACCGGAGCCGGACTGATCGTCGTGGCAACGTCCGTCCGGGATCACTCGATCCGTCTGCCTCGTCGCCCCGGACTACGCCGGACCTGGACGACGAACCGTGCGCTCTTCTCCCACCCCGGTCAGCGCGCGCTGCTACTGAACCTGTGGGTCCCCAACGGCCTGATCGTCGGCTGTGAGGCTCTGTTCCTCTCCTATGCCCCAGATCACGCCGGTGTCCTGCTGGTCGCCGGATCGGCGGGCATGCTCCTCGGCGACCTGACTGTCGGACGACTGTTCACCGCCGTCCAGCGACGCCGCTGTGCATGTGCCCTGCGACTGCTGCTCGCCATGCCGTACCTCCTGTTCGCCATCCACCCGTCGATGCCGGTGGCGACAGCCGCGGTGTTCGTCGCCAGTGGTGGGTTCGCCGCCACTCTGTCGCTCCAGGAGCAGCTTCTCGCGCTGACCCCCGATCCGGTCCGCGGCCAGGTCCAGGGAGTCGAGTCCGCCGGCCGCATGACGTGGCAGGGCATCGGAGCCGTGATCGCCGGTGGTGTTGCCCAGCACGTCACCCCCGGCACAGCCATCGCTGTTCTGGCCGCACTCTCCCTCGCCGTCACTGTCTTCTCCTGGCCCTTCGTGATCCGTGCCCGGGCTGTCCACGTCGCGACGGCTCACGCATGA